The DNA sequence TTGATCCCATTGCGAATGATTATAAAGTTGTATATCTTAAGGTAACTGCTGATCACCCACCAGAAGGTCTTGTCTACTCTTGTAATGCTGAGTCTTGGGGAGAGAAGAGTTTTATGTCATCCTTTGTGTCACGAGTCGGTTATTGTGCCCGGCCTACGATTGTTGATGGACGTCTTTATTGGCACAACTACTATAATACACACTGTTATACTATGTATATTGATTTCAAAGATGAGGATCTCAAGTTGTTGCCTGGCTTAGAATTTATCAACAAGAATGGCAAACGATATAGCCGTATGGTGAATTTGAGGGGAATGCTTGCTGACATTGCTTATGATTTTCCTCAGAGTAGTACTTGACTAGTGGATGTTTATTTTTTTGATGAAGCATGTGGTCTTTGGAGTAGGAACTACATGGTTGGACCAATCACTATATCAAGAGATATGAGTTTGGTTAATTGCTTTAGGAATGGTGATTTGTTGTTTGACTCTGGCGAGCATCTCAAATTAGCTAGTGTCAATCCTGAAACCTATGCAGTCGACAGGCTTAAAAGTGGCGTCTATGTTTATGATAGCTCTTGTTGCCTGCTCTTAATCTCATATATAGCTCTACTTACATTGAGAGTTTAGCATCTGTCAAGGGAATGCACCTCTTGCATGTTGGGAAACTTGGAACTGATCTTATGATTGTTGAGCAAAGTTCTTGAACTTTGATTTCGTATTAAGATACTTCCCAAACTTGTACTCAAACTCGATAGGTTATGAAAGAGCCAAACTTTAGCCAAGCTCTCTCTTAAGCCCAACACCGGCATGCTCCATAGTCATCGCCTATGCAATTTTTTCAAGCCAAACGGCGTTCTGACATACCAACGGTTACAGTACTTGTGGCATTGTTCTCATGTCGTCGGAATGACAGGAGTTCCTGAGATTTGGCTGTGTGTGCTAAGTAAGCAGTTGGGAGGAGACTCAAAAGACATGGATAATGACTGTTTAATAGCTTTGTTATCAGTTTTCTACTTCTTCATCTTGCCTGGACAACAATAAAGTTAATGTTTGATCGTTTGAGGACCAGATTTTGCAATCATACAGGTGAAAACTTTGAACTTGGTGTATTCTGTTTGAAATTGTAATTATCTATTCCATATGCAATTTCATTGGtatgtttttaaattttaagagTAGCATTATAAACTCTAGGTTACACTTTTTTAATCAATGTCAAGTGGCGTTAGTATATCAAGTGCTGCATATGCAATTGAGCCTGCTACTGATGCATTCACCAATTCCAGTTTCCttatttcttgatttttttttattttgtcgATTTTCGTGAATCATTATGATTTTTCCTCGTTCCTATTAAAATTTGGAAGATGGAATAATTTAAGGAATTATGTGGTTGTTCTTTTTTATCAATAACATCGTGAAGATGAGGGCTGTAATGGGTGTGATTATGAAGGGTCGGTTTGGCAATTCCGTTAAGTGGACTTATTGACTTATAAGCATGTAACAGCTTAttgagtgtttgtcgacccagtttataagttgaatttataacttataagctgataagttgaatgttggTAACGatgtactttttctcaacttatttttgatttttcgtttttttgtcaattttaattttagaatatattttttttaatgttaatatatcttaaaatataagaattaagataattatatataaaaattatttattttaattcatttaaataaaagcaattctgacttataagttaaattatccaaacacttatataacttataagtatttattaaCATATActcacttattcattttaagtcataagttacttacTCAAACTAAACGCATTAATATAGTTTCACCAATTCAAGCATTTTACAAGATTTCTGAAAGTGCCAAAGCTTAAATTGCTTTGTCATCAAGACTACAACACTCATCCTTTTCCAGTGATTTGCTTTGTAATTCTTAAGGTGGTGAAAGAAACTATAATTTGAACAACACTGAACAAGAAGACGATTTGTAACAGTTATTTcttgatattttttttaatttcggCTTCTGGGAATCATAAAAATCAGTTTAGATTAAATTATTCCAATGACTAGTGTCCAAACAATATACTATTTGTAGGAATTAAAAATTTATGTTGACATATTATCTCCTCCTTATAATTTAATAGTGCAAAAAAATTATTATGAATTGTGACTGATTTTTATGGCTAATAGACCGAAATATTATCTATGCAATAATTTGTAAATTATTTTCCTTGTCGTATTGTTTGATAAAACTTGCTGCTTACTGTTAATTGTTTCCAATTCCTATTAGAATTCGATGATGACTTGTCAATTAAAAGAATGCTTGCTATAAAATCCAACACACCCTCATTCCCCTGTACTTTTATCCTATTAACAATGGAGGTAGATCATTACGTTGTTCTTGGTTTACCAAGCGGTATACAAAGTACCAAGCTCTCTCTTCAAGATATCACAAAAGCATATAGGTTAAAGGCTTTACAACTTCATCCGGACAAAAGAAGGCATGATCCTGATGCTCATAACAAGTTTCAGAGGCTGCTGTACTCGTATGAGATTCTCAAGGACACAAAAACTCGAAACGCTAGGAATGAGGAACGTGTGAAGATGAGGAAGGAAAGAGAGTTAGCGGCGGAAAAAGCTCGAGAAGAGGAAGAAAGAAGGAATGTGAAGATGAGGGCTGAGCTTAAGAAGAAAAAAGAGCTCGAGGTTGAAAGGAGGCGTCATGAGATGATGGTGTTTCTCAAGAGAAAAGAGCTAGCAGAGAAGCAAGCTCGGGACGAGATTGCTAAATTTCTGAATGATGGTCATGTTGCGTTGGAGGGTAAAAATGCGGTTACAGTATCATGGGACAAGAGTTGTGAGGACTATAGTGCTCAAAGGTTGAGGGAATTGTTTCAAGAGTTTGGTGAGGTTCGATACGTGCTTATTAGAAGCTGTGAAACAAACAAAGGGTCTGCTTTTATAGTCATGGCTTCAGAAGATGCTGTTGTTGCTGCCACCAGGAGTGTTGTCGGGAATCTTGGTAATCCGTTGATAGTGTTGCCAGTTTTAAGACCTGTGGCTGTTGCCTTTCCGATTGCTCAGCGTCTTTCTAGGTGCTCAGCAATACGTACAATCTAGAAGTCCAGAGTTAATATATGTAGAAACATATTTGTGAATCGAGATTTTCCTAGCTGCAATGTGTTAAATATCAGAATGCAAATAGATTTGTAACCCTTTACTATGTTTAGTTTCGACTTACACAATAGAGGACAACTTAACTCGGTTACAATATTATACATAGCTGTCTTCTATGTCTACATCTGTAATGTGTATTGTATCTTTCTGCATATTTGAAATTCTGAATGCATTTAATCTATTATCTGGAAGAGAGCTTCTCTGGAGAAGTTTGCATCTAATCCTTCATCTATCTCGATTAAACAGTTATTGTTCTCTCATAAAATGAAAGCCTTTTAGAAAAGATATTCCTAGCAAGCGCTATTGGTGTTTGCACAAAATTCTGAAAAGCAAAGCCCTTAGCTCTTCAATCTATACAAACTCTGTCTGATGTAATTCCTCTTTTCTTCTGTGGCACAGCCCCTGATTGAGAAATTTCCCCATCAATCACGTGTGTGAATCTTTTTCCTTTAGCTTCTCAGATTCTGTCCTTTACCAATCTACCTGTAATTTTTCCTTCCATAAACCAGGTGTGTTGATTGAACTCCAACATGATTTATAGCTATGTGCTTAATGGTTGATTTAAAATTACTTCTCTTATTTCCATGCTAGACTGTATGATACTTAATGCCATAAGCAAAGGGGTAACATGAAAGCATGTGAAACTCAGTCCTCGAAAGAGTTTACACAACCGAATACCACAACAGTTCAAAGTCCAACACTTAAGTTGACAAGATCACCAAGTAGAGTTGGTAAAAAGAAAATCATAAAGCAGACAGGTAGAGATCATGTAATGCGCCTTCTCCTTTGCCTTTCTTCGCGAAAATGTGGCTGGTGATCCTGATGGTACTCCCAGAAGGCTGAGGCGTCAAAAAGGCCATGGACAGATCCTATACATTTTTCAGAGCTTGATAACCAAGGTGCATCAATCTTCATATTCTCCCAATAGAATTTGCTGGGTTTTTTTTTTGCAATATCCAAAAAAACTCTATTTTTTTTTTGCGGGGACTTATCAATGTCCAATTAGAATTATAAAATATTCCTTGTAATAAAAATCTATTtgatttataattatattatcaATATAGATATTCAAGTAGAATTTTACTTATTTGTATTAACATCAATATATATATTGGAGTATTGAATATTATTAGTATGTTGTTTTTATTGTTTTAAGAGTATCAGACATCGATGTTTAGTATGGAGAGAGGATGCATCACCCAATCCAGTTGAACAATCTGATCTGATTTTTCAGGTAAGATTTTAAGAATATAAATTCGGACGCCAGTTAATTTAATTTTGCTACAACTATGCTATTCTGGGCTTACCAAGTGGTGTACAAGGTGCCAAAGTGTCGCATGAAGCTATTATTAAAGCGTTTAACTTAAAGGCTTTAAAATTGCAT is a window from the Apium graveolens cultivar Ventura chromosome 1, ASM990537v1, whole genome shotgun sequence genome containing:
- the LOC141721288 gene encoding uncharacterized protein LOC141721288; translation: MLAIKSNTPSFPCTFILLTMEVDHYVVLGLPSGIQSTKLSLQDITKAYRLKALQLHPDKRRHDPDAHNKFQRLLYSYEILKDTKTRNARNEERVKMRKERELAAEKAREEEERRNVKMRAELKKKKELEVERRRHEMMVFLKRKELAEKQARDEIAKFLNDGHVALEGKNAVTVSWDKSCEDYSAQRLRELFQEFGEVRYVLIRSCETNKGSAFIVMASEDAVVAATRSVVGNLGNPLIVLPVLRPVAVAFPIAQRLSRCSAIRTI